The Sphaerospermopsis torques-reginae ITEP-024 genome has a window encoding:
- the era gene encoding GTPase Era has protein sequence MSNIDNYSFTVAEEFAIPQAPANFKSGFIGIIGRPNVGKSTLMNQLIGQKIAITSPIAQTTRNRLRGILTTEKAQLIFVDTPGIHKPHHQLGEVLVQNAKIAIESVDVVLFVVDGTVACGGGDRFIAELLSRSEIPVILGINKIDQQPADAEKIDNSYIELARENEWQIVKFSAVNGEGLLELQDLLIAHLEPGPFYYPPDLVTDQPERFIMGELIREQILLLTREEVPHSVAIAIDLVEETPTITRVMATIHVERDSQKGILIGKGGTMLKSIGSAARQQIQKLIAGKVYLELFVKVQPKWRHSRVRLAELGYRVEE, from the coding sequence GTGAGTAATATTGATAATTATAGTTTTACAGTTGCTGAAGAATTTGCCATTCCTCAAGCACCTGCTAATTTTAAATCTGGTTTTATCGGTATTATTGGTCGTCCTAATGTCGGTAAATCTACTTTGATGAATCAATTAATAGGACAAAAAATAGCGATAACATCACCGATAGCACAAACTACCAGAAATCGGTTAAGGGGGATTTTAACAACTGAGAAAGCGCAGTTAATTTTTGTGGATACTCCAGGGATTCATAAACCTCATCATCAACTGGGGGAAGTGTTGGTACAAAATGCCAAAATAGCCATTGAATCGGTAGATGTGGTATTGTTTGTTGTTGATGGAACAGTTGCTTGTGGTGGAGGCGATCGCTTTATTGCTGAGTTATTAAGTCGGAGTGAAATCCCGGTAATTTTAGGTATTAATAAAATAGATCAACAACCAGCAGATGCGGAAAAAATAGATAATAGTTATATTGAATTAGCGCGAGAAAATGAATGGCAAATTGTCAAATTTTCAGCGGTGAATGGTGAGGGTTTACTAGAACTGCAAGATTTATTAATTGCACATTTAGAACCTGGACCTTTTTATTATCCACCGGATTTAGTGACAGATCAACCAGAAAGATTTATTATGGGGGAATTAATCAGGGAACAGATTTTATTGTTGACTCGTGAAGAAGTTCCTCATTCAGTGGCGATCGCTATTGACTTAGTAGAAGAAACGCCAACTATTACCCGTGTTATGGCAACTATTCACGTAGAAAGAGATTCCCAAAAAGGAATTTTAATTGGTAAAGGTGGGACAATGTTAAAATCTATTGGTAGTGCGGCACGTCAACAGATACAAAAGCTAATTGCGGGTAAGGTTTATTTGGAATTATTTGTGAAAGTGCAACCAAAATGGCGACATTCACGGGTGAGGTTAGCAGAGTTAGGATATCGAGTGGAAGAATAG
- a CDS encoding histidine phosphatase family protein, whose product MSLTLYLLRHGETECSRNHAFCGSIDSELTPEGVEMAHAFAAGYSSTPWEAIFSSPMRRTMETAKPLCTVLGIQPELRDGLREINYGKWEGKTPEVISQEYHDDYLRWSADPAWYAPNGGELAVTIASRAMQVIEEIKQLHKSGNVLVVTHKATIRIILCSLLGIDVGRFRYRWGCPVGSVSVVEFTEHGPMLLTLADRTHLDARLRSLGGT is encoded by the coding sequence ATGAGCTTAACTCTTTACCTACTGCGTCACGGTGAAACAGAATGTAGTCGCAATCATGCCTTTTGTGGTTCGATAGATTCAGAATTGACTCCTGAAGGTGTGGAAATGGCTCATGCTTTTGCTGCTGGTTATAGTTCTACTCCTTGGGAGGCGATTTTTTCTAGTCCCATGCGTCGCACTATGGAGACTGCAAAACCTCTATGTACAGTGTTAGGAATACAACCAGAACTGAGAGATGGTTTAAGGGAAATTAACTATGGTAAATGGGAAGGAAAAACCCCAGAAGTGATCAGTCAGGAATATCATGATGATTATTTGCGCTGGTCTGCTGATCCGGCTTGGTATGCACCCAATGGAGGAGAATTAGCTGTAACAATTGCTTCTCGCGCTATGCAGGTGATTGAAGAAATTAAACAGCTTCATAAAAGTGGTAATGTTTTAGTTGTGACTCATAAAGCAACAATTAGAATTATTCTGTGTAGTTTGTTGGGTATTGATGTCGGGCGTTTTCGTTATCGTTGGGGATGTCCTGTTGGTTCTGTCAGTGTTGTGGAATTTACAGAACATGGTCCGATGTTGTTAACTTTAGCAGATCGAACTCATTTAGATGCAAGATTGCGAAGTTTAGGAGGAACGTAA
- a CDS encoding carotenoid oxygenase family protein, whose translation MTTTLVNPYLDGNFAPVSQEITADTLKVIGELPSDLSGMFVRNGPNPQHSPIGQYHWFDGDGMLHGVEITNGKAIYRNRYVRTRGWNIENQVGKAVWSGLLEPPQMDNPYGPGKNTANTALVWHAGQFLALWEGGSPHNIQLPELQTIGEYTYNNKLTSPFTAHPKVDPVTGEMMFFGYSFAPPYLQYGVVSAQGEILRTVPIELPIGVMMHDFAITENYTIFMDLPLTFSVERMQRGEPMMMFESDRPSRFGILPRHGDNSNIRWFEGPSCYVFHTLNAYETEDEIILIACRMSSTTVLETDISTNDPTANIPLLHRWRFNLKTGTVTEEMLDDVPAEFPRLNENLLGRKTQYGYAGKMANSPMPLFDGVIKYNFPDGKTQTHEFGEGRYGGEAVFAPRLNTTTNASTEDDGWLITFVYDENSQTSELVVINAQDITSEPVARIIIPQRVPYGFHGAWISAVQLNR comes from the coding sequence ATGACCACCACCTTAGTAAATCCCTATTTAGATGGGAATTTTGCCCCAGTTAGTCAAGAAATTACCGCAGACACCCTCAAAGTCATTGGTGAACTACCCTCCGACCTTTCCGGGATGTTTGTTCGTAATGGACCAAACCCCCAACATTCACCCATAGGACAATATCACTGGTTTGATGGTGATGGAATGTTGCACGGTGTAGAAATTACCAATGGTAAAGCTATTTATCGTAACCGTTATGTGCGTACCAGAGGTTGGAACATTGAAAACCAAGTAGGTAAAGCTGTTTGGAGTGGACTTTTAGAACCACCGCAAATGGACAACCCTTATGGACCAGGGAAAAACACCGCTAATACTGCTTTAGTTTGGCACGCTGGACAATTTTTAGCACTGTGGGAAGGAGGATCACCCCATAATATCCAACTTCCTGAATTACAAACCATTGGTGAATATACTTACAATAATAAACTAACTTCCCCTTTTACCGCCCATCCCAAAGTAGATCCAGTTACCGGGGAAATGATGTTCTTTGGTTATTCTTTTGCACCCCCATACTTACAATATGGCGTAGTTTCCGCACAAGGGGAAATATTGCGTACAGTACCCATTGAACTACCAATAGGGGTAATGATGCACGATTTCGCCATTACTGAAAATTATACCATTTTCATGGATTTACCCCTGACATTCAGTGTAGAACGGATGCAGAGGGGAGAACCAATGATGATGTTTGAGAGCGATCGCCCCAGTCGTTTTGGCATTTTACCCCGTCACGGAGACAACAGCAATATCCGCTGGTTTGAGGGTCCTTCCTGTTACGTTTTCCACACCCTCAACGCCTATGAAACAGAAGACGAAATCATCCTTATTGCTTGTCGCATGAGTTCCACCACCGTATTAGAAACCGATATATCAACAAATGATCCCACCGCAAATATACCCCTCTTACATCGTTGGCGTTTTAACCTCAAAACAGGTACAGTCACAGAAGAAATGTTAGACGACGTACCCGCAGAATTTCCCCGTCTTAACGAAAACCTGCTAGGGAGAAAAACCCAATACGGTTATGCTGGGAAAATGGCTAATAGTCCTATGCCTTTATTTGATGGTGTAATTAAGTATAATTTCCCAGATGGCAAAACCCAAACCCATGAATTTGGAGAAGGGCGTTATGGTGGTGAAGCTGTATTTGCACCACGTTTAAATACAACCACAAATGCAAGCACAGAAGATGATGGTTGGTTGATCACCTTTGTTTATGATGAAAATTCACAAACTTCTGAATTAGTAGTTATCAATGCTCAAGATATCACCAGTGAACCCGTTGCACGAATAATTATTCCCCAAAGAGTACCCTATGGTTTTCACGGTGCTTGGATATCCGCAGTACAATTAAATAGATAA
- a CDS encoding J domain-containing protein, whose translation MPKKTKSASPTSPTTTTLALSDLHIYLASLEKEHQSLLKQIKKKRTEINNFVEKMRSLATEIFQKASPCMKKMSDLDQEIHALFQELLTTRKFGKQTQNKIESLYMNLQMSGIISPKAINEKDEDTELDEMFENPETDNHQHHQHHQHQYWDSQQEVESTSASRSEDSRKIRQTFLKLAEIFHPDKVQDSETHKSHTEIMKEINKAYQEGDLARLLEIERQHQLGETIDNNSEDDLNRRCKNLEQQNEILKTQYDKLKQELRLAKNTPEGAMVSDARKAAKYGIDSIGVMLNQLESQIEIIVDIRDFIQKFRDKKITIKEFLEGPPSLRSLREEMMEELLEEMMEELGGRIIF comes from the coding sequence ATGCCTAAAAAAACCAAGTCTGCATCACCAACATCCCCAACAACCACCACACTAGCACTTTCTGACCTGCATATATATTTAGCATCTCTAGAAAAAGAACATCAATCCTTATTGAAACAGATTAAGAAAAAGCGCACAGAAATCAATAATTTTGTTGAAAAAATGCGTTCTCTAGCTACAGAGATATTTCAAAAAGCTAGTCCTTGCATGAAAAAAATGTCAGATTTGGATCAAGAAATTCATGCACTTTTTCAGGAACTTCTGACTACTAGAAAATTTGGTAAACAAACCCAAAACAAAATAGAATCCCTGTACATGAATTTACAAATGTCAGGAATAATTAGCCCCAAAGCTATTAATGAAAAAGATGAAGATACTGAACTAGATGAAATGTTTGAAAACCCAGAAACAGACAATCATCAACATCATCAACATCATCAACATCAATATTGGGATTCACAACAGGAAGTAGAATCAACCTCTGCTAGTAGAAGCGAAGATTCTCGAAAAATTAGACAGACATTTTTAAAACTAGCAGAAATCTTTCATCCAGACAAAGTACAAGATTCTGAAACACATAAATCTCATACAGAAATCATGAAAGAAATTAATAAAGCTTACCAAGAAGGAGATTTAGCCAGACTATTGGAAATTGAAAGACAACATCAGTTAGGAGAAACAATTGATAATAATAGCGAAGATGATTTAAATCGCAGATGTAAAAATTTAGAACAGCAAAATGAAATTCTCAAAACTCAATATGATAAATTAAAACAAGAACTAAGATTAGCTAAAAATACTCCCGAAGGAGCAATGGTTTCTGATGCTCGTAAAGCGGCTAAATACGGAATTGATTCTATTGGTGTCATGTTAAATCAATTAGAATCTCAAATTGAAATTATTGTTGATATTCGTGATTTTATTCAGAAGTTTAGAGATAAGAAAATTACCATCAAAGAATTTCTGGAAGGTCCTCCTAGTTTGCGTTCCCTCAGAGAAGAAATGATGGAAGAACTATTAGAAGAAATGATGGAAGAATTGGGGGGAAGAATTATTTTTTAA
- a CDS encoding alpha/beta hydrolase, whose translation MNKQRLKKLLIGDFTWKRMIRSLVVIYTLFAVYVYFRADSMIFLPQPSSYEDTKDIIKLKTRENQQISAVYLPNPSAKYTILYVHGNAEDLGDIRATLKKIRDLGFSVFAYDYRGYGTSQGTPTENAAYQDIDTAYYYLTEDLKIKPEQIIVFGRSVGGGSAVDLAARKPIAGLIIESTFTSAFRVVVPFPILPFDKFNNLEKIKKVQVPVLVMHGKLDDIVPFEHGEKLFAAVTAPKLYLWVDNANHNDFLEVAQEKYGKKLREFVDLLEQY comes from the coding sequence ATGAATAAACAACGGCTCAAAAAACTATTAATTGGGGATTTTACTTGGAAGCGGATGATTCGGTCTTTAGTTGTAATATATACCTTATTTGCCGTCTATGTGTATTTTCGTGCGGATAGCATGATTTTTTTACCCCAACCTTCCAGCTATGAGGATACAAAAGACATTATTAAGCTGAAAACCAGGGAAAATCAACAAATTTCGGCAGTTTATTTGCCAAACCCTAGTGCTAAGTACACTATTCTTTATGTTCATGGAAATGCGGAAGACTTGGGAGATATTAGAGCAACTTTAAAAAAAATACGGGATTTGGGTTTTAGTGTCTTTGCTTATGATTATCGGGGTTATGGTACGAGTCAGGGAACACCTACAGAAAATGCTGCTTATCAAGATATTGATACTGCTTATTATTATTTAACTGAAGATTTAAAAATCAAACCAGAGCAAATTATTGTGTTTGGGCGTTCTGTAGGAGGAGGTTCAGCGGTAGACTTAGCAGCTAGAAAACCGATAGCGGGTTTAATTATTGAAAGTACCTTTACTTCTGCTTTTCGGGTAGTTGTACCTTTTCCCATTTTACCTTTTGATAAGTTTAATAATTTAGAGAAAATCAAAAAAGTCCAAGTTCCGGTTTTAGTGATGCACGGTAAATTAGATGATATTGTTCCTTTTGAGCATGGTGAAAAATTGTTTGCTGCTGTTACTGCACCGAAACTTTATTTGTGGGTTGATAATGCAAATCATAATGATTTTTTAGAAGTTGCACAAGAAAAGTATGGTAAGAAGTTGAGGGAGTTTGTTGATTTATTAGAGCAATATTAG
- the rpmB gene encoding 50S ribosomal protein L28, with protein sequence MSRRCELTGKKANNAMAVSHSHRRTKRLQHANLQTKRVWWPGGNRWVKLKLSTKAIKTLDSKGIEAMAKEAGINLNHY encoded by the coding sequence ATGTCCCGTCGTTGTGAACTTACTGGTAAAAAGGCTAATAACGCAATGGCCGTTTCCCACTCTCACCGTCGTACCAAGCGTTTACAACACGCTAATTTGCAAACTAAGCGCGTTTGGTGGCCTGGTGGTAATCGTTGGGTGAAACTAAAACTCTCTACCAAAGCGATTAAAACCTTAGATAGCAAAGGTATAGAAGCAATGGCTAAAGAAGCTGGTATCAATTTAAATCACTATTAA
- a CDS encoding type IV pilus modification PilV family protein: MNKPRFHPDSGFSLLEVLVAILIVTFFTTVAMQMVIVSTAFRARAKEYATAANLIQQDLENIRSIANQYEFPTISATPSPTPSPSDSPTVFPSVLVLSSDNGLKHNDKIQFPGSPNVYTITEPTSIPTDTPTITISPGITPPPTPSLVSTVTPTPVEIGTRVVSNTSCSAIPPSPGSTTPDPDTGLGKKLKDKIATNVTTIPSELADNFTEEQAKSFTDYQAVNDYSPYTITNTGLELWMIRQDIVPEELARSPYDVLQVKYVVVRSKDQDKDGKLDIEILAELSTEVIPNASFQCIR, from the coding sequence ATGAACAAACCAAGATTTCATCCCGACTCAGGCTTTAGCTTACTTGAAGTTCTAGTTGCTATTTTAATAGTGACTTTCTTTACTACAGTAGCAATGCAAATGGTGATAGTTTCTACAGCTTTTAGAGCTAGAGCTAAGGAGTATGCAACAGCAGCCAATTTGATTCAACAGGACTTGGAAAATATTAGGAGTATAGCTAATCAATATGAATTTCCTACAATTTCTGCCACTCCCAGTCCCACTCCCAGTCCATCTGATAGTCCAACTGTTTTTCCAAGTGTTTTAGTTTTATCATCAGACAACGGATTAAAACATAATGACAAAATCCAGTTTCCAGGCTCGCCAAATGTTTATACTATTACAGAACCTACCTCAATTCCCACAGATACCCCAACTATTACAATATCACCTGGTATAACTCCACCACCAACACCATCACTAGTATCAACAGTAACTCCAACGCCAGTAGAAATTGGTACTAGAGTTGTCAGTAATACATCATGCAGTGCCATACCTCCAAGTCCAGGTTCAACTACTCCAGATCCAGATACAGGACTGGGTAAAAAATTGAAGGATAAAATAGCAACTAATGTAACTACAATACCTTCTGAACTTGCTGATAATTTCACTGAGGAGCAGGCTAAAAGTTTCACTGATTATCAAGCTGTAAATGATTACAGTCCTTATACGATTACTAACACAGGTTTGGAATTGTGGATGATCCGACAAGATATAGTACCTGAAGAACTTGCTCGGAGTCCCTACGACGTTTTGCAAGTCAAGTATGTAGTTGTCAGAAGTAAAGATCAAGATAAAGACGGGAAACTAGATATTGAAATCCTAGCTGAATTGTCTACTGAGGTAATACCCAATGCGTCATTCCAATGTATCAGATAA
- a CDS encoding pilus assembly FimT family protein: MRHSNVSDNQGFTILEALIVVVFAGILAAMAGPSYFAWSQRRAVDDAIISIEGAIKEAQRQAMAMSRYCNVTLDTSSPNVRTTSPPKIKCLLTGDRTLSDVTLAASATSLNFDHLGNTTSEITVVVAPSANYSSNNFRKCLVLSQPLGLIRRGNYTGASGTTTSSSCVPE, from the coding sequence ATGCGTCATTCCAATGTATCAGATAATCAGGGCTTTACAATCCTAGAAGCACTAATAGTAGTAGTGTTTGCTGGTATTCTTGCAGCTATGGCTGGACCGAGCTATTTTGCATGGTCACAAAGAAGGGCTGTAGATGATGCTATTATTAGCATTGAGGGAGCAATTAAAGAAGCGCAAAGACAAGCTATGGCTATGTCACGATATTGTAATGTGACATTGGATACATCTTCCCCGAACGTTAGAACCACTAGCCCACCAAAAATAAAATGTCTTCTGACAGGCGATCGCACATTAAGCGATGTAACTTTAGCAGCATCAGCGACATCTCTTAATTTTGACCATCTAGGAAATACTACCAGTGAAATAACAGTTGTGGTTGCTCCGTCTGCCAATTATTCCAGTAATAACTTCCGCAAATGTTTAGTTTTATCCCAACCTCTCGGCTTAATTAGAAGAGGTAATTACACTGGTGCTAGTGGTACAACGACTTCTAGTAGTTGCGTTCCAGAATAA
- a CDS encoding PulJ/GspJ family protein, with translation MKNYLKFIKSNHAADKGFTLIEILVAAAIMSIVVTLAGTAFVALLQQNQKAKAESDRRTNLNRALDYIANDIRMAKTIESTTGLTLPSGATGVLKLTIPNPDPAVSTPYHVIYYISNSLTGWESPRSIMRFQASNDTTTTVPDPTTDNLLVDGIEAPSSFSCPSGTQSGGNGFYACISSTAPSANKSAEVFLYGKIKSNNISSDTTPPYLARTRVYTRANELN, from the coding sequence ATGAAAAATTACCTAAAATTCATCAAATCTAATCATGCTGCTGATAAAGGATTTACTTTGATAGAAATCTTGGTAGCAGCAGCCATAATGTCAATTGTTGTGACTCTAGCCGGCACTGCATTTGTAGCCCTACTCCAACAAAATCAAAAAGCAAAAGCTGAAAGCGATAGACGTACTAATTTAAATCGTGCCTTAGATTATATTGCTAATGACATTAGAATGGCAAAAACAATAGAGTCTACTACTGGGTTAACTTTACCTTCTGGTGCAACAGGTGTTCTCAAGTTGACCATCCCTAACCCAGATCCCGCAGTGTCAACCCCTTATCATGTAATTTATTATATATCTAATAGTTTGACGGGATGGGAATCGCCAAGATCAATTATGCGTTTTCAAGCCAGTAATGATACCACCACCACAGTACCAGATCCTACTACTGACAACTTATTAGTTGATGGTATTGAAGCACCATCATCTTTTAGCTGTCCAAGTGGTACTCAAAGCGGTGGTAACGGTTTTTATGCTTGTATATCTTCAACAGCGCCTTCAGCTAATAAAAGCGCAGAAGTTTTTTTGTATGGCAAGATCAAGAGCAATAACATATCTAGCGATACCACACCACCTTATCTAGCGAGAACTAGAGTATATACCAGAGCCAATGAATTAAATTAA